TTAACACGACAGAAGACCAAATCATCAAAACAGCTCAAGAAACGGCAAGAATTGTTTCTCGTCTGACAAAATAAATGCACGACATTTTTAAAGTAAAGAGAGGTGAGAACAATGGAAAAAAGAGAACCAAAAGATATTCGTGTCGTTGTTGGTATGTCTGGTGGCGTCGATTCCTCTGTCGCGGCGTTGTTATTAAAACAGCAAGGCTATGATGTCATCGGAATCTTCATGAAAAACTGGGATGATACTGACGATACTGGATTTTGTACTGCAACTGAGGATTACAATGATGTCATACGTGTTTGTAATCAAATTGGTATTCCTTATTACGCTGTTAATTTTGAAAAGCAATATTGGGACAAGGTATTTACTTATTTTCTTGATGAATACAAGGCAGGCAGGACACCAAACCCTGATGTAATGTGTAATAAAGAAATTAAGTTTAAAGCTTTTCTTGAGCACGCAGTGAACTTAGGTGCAGATTACCTTGCAACAGGTCATTATGCTCAAGTGGAATATCGGGACGGCGAGTACAAAATGCTCCGCGGTAGGGATGAAAATAAGGACCAGACTTACTTTTTAAATCAATTGAATCAGGATCAGTTGAGTAAAGTTATGTTTCCAATTGGTAATTTAGAGAAATCAAGAGTGCGTGAAATTGCCAAGGAAGCAAATCTAGCAACTGCGACGAAAAAAGACAGTACTGGGATCTGTTTTATTGGTGAGCGTAACTTTAAAGAATTCCTTGGACAATACCTTCCTGCTCAGCCAGGAAACATGGAAACCATGGATGGAGAAGTTAAAGGGAAGCATGAAGGCTTAATGTACCATACCATTGGGCAGCGCCATGGATTGGGAATTGGCGGTTCAGGTGAGCCGTGGTTTGCGATTGGCAAGGATTTAAAGAGAAATGTCCTTTATGTCGGACAAGGCTTTCATAATGAATTGCTCTATTCGGACTCAATTATTGCTGATAACGTAAGCTGGGTTTCTAATCGGGAAAAGCCATCTGAGTTTACATGTACGGCAAAATTCAGGTACCGTCAAGAAGACAGTAAAGTGATGGTACAGCTTATGGACGACAATAAAGTTAGAGTAATCTTTGATGAACCAATTCGTGCAGTGACCCCTGGTCAGGCAGTTGTATTTTACAATGGTGATGAATGCCTTGGCGGCGGTACGATCGATGAAGTTTATAAAGATGGCCAACGTTTGACATATGTTGGTTAAAATAACCCTGATTCCATCTGGAATGATGTGACCCCCAAAAGTTAGAGTTTTATATTAAGCAGCTAATTGGCTAGTATGGACCCGGTATTGAACCGGGCTCATACCTGCCAATTTTTGCTTTATACGCTTGTTATTATAATAACTGATATATTCTTCAATTCTCTTTTTTAATTCCTCATATGAGCATAGTGCTTCCCCGTAATACATTTCTTGTTTTAGTAATCCGAAAAAGTTCTCCATTGGCGAATTATCTAAACAGTTTCCTTTACGAGACATACTCTGGAACACCTTGTTTTTCTTAAGGGTTTTCACCCATTTATTATGTTGATAATGCCATCCTTGATCAGAATGTACAGTAGTTCTAAACTTTGAATCTTTTACTATTTCTAGTGCTTCCTCGAGGGGGGTGAGAGCTAAATCTAAGGTTGGACGCATACCTATACCAAAAGAAAGAATTTCACTATTGAACATATCCATAATTGGATTTAAATATAGCTTAATACCGTCTGAACACTTAAATTCTGTAATATCTGTTGTTAGTTTTTGATGACACACATTCGTTTTAAAGCGGCGATTGATAAGGTTCTTGGCAACAGTTCCAGTTGTACCCTTGTATGAACTGTACTTGCGTGATTTTAATTTGAATTTATCTCCCTTGAGCCCAAGCTCGTTCATGATGCGTTGCACCTTCTTATGATTCACTTCATACCCACGGTTTTCTAATTCTAATTGAATACGACGATAACCATAATTTCCGTTATGTTCTTCGAAAATGGATTGAATAAGTTCCTCCAACTCCTGGTCTGGATTCTCCTTATTCATCATTTTTATATGATAATGGTAGGTGGATTCAGGAATGCCGACTATTTGTAAAACATCTTTTAGTTTGAAGGTTTCTTTAAGTTCGAATGATAATGCTGCTTGTGCTTTTCGAGATAGCCCTTCGGATCCATCTGAAAAGCTCGCAACTTTTTTAAATATTCTACCTCTAAACGAAGAAGTTCGTTTTCTCTTTCTAACTTTTGTTCGTACGTTAATTCCTTATCTTCAATGTGTTTATTCTTTTTGTTTTTTTTAGTTTTATCAGACATGGATGGCCGTCCTTTCGGTCTATCCAGGGCTTCAGTACCACCCTCCAGAAGAGCCCTTTTCCAAGCTGCAATCATAGGAGCGTTAGTTATGCCAAATACAAGGGCTGTATCAGTTTCTGAAGAACCTGTTCTCTTCATAAAGCTTAATACATCTAGCTTGAATTGAACAGAATATGTTTCTCTATGTTTCTTCCTCTTTAAACCTTCCACACCAAATTTCTCGTATACCTTTACCCATCTCCTAATCGGAGTACTGTCTTTCATGTCATACTTTTTAGCTAAAAGAATATATCCTAATTTCCCATCTTGATATTCCTTGACTAACTTTAACTTAAATTCTTCACTATATTTGGCCATAAAAATACACCCCAAAAGTTAGATTTCACTCTAACTTTTGGGGTGCAGTACAGAATCGGGGCTTT
This genomic stretch from Neobacillus niacini harbors:
- the mnmA gene encoding tRNA 2-thiouridine(34) synthase MnmA, producing the protein MEKREPKDIRVVVGMSGGVDSSVAALLLKQQGYDVIGIFMKNWDDTDDTGFCTATEDYNDVIRVCNQIGIPYYAVNFEKQYWDKVFTYFLDEYKAGRTPNPDVMCNKEIKFKAFLEHAVNLGADYLATGHYAQVEYRDGEYKMLRGRDENKDQTYFLNQLNQDQLSKVMFPIGNLEKSRVREIAKEANLATATKKDSTGICFIGERNFKEFLGQYLPAQPGNMETMDGEVKGKHEGLMYHTIGQRHGLGIGGSGEPWFAIGKDLKRNVLYVGQGFHNELLYSDSIIADNVSWVSNREKPSEFTCTAKFRYRQEDSKVMVQLMDDNKVRVIFDEPIRAVTPGQAVVFYNGDECLGGGTIDEVYKDGQRLTYVG
- a CDS encoding IS3 family transposase, which translates into the protein MFKKVASFSDGSEGLSRKAQAALSFELKETFKLKDVLQIVGIPESTYHYHIKMMNKENPDQELEELIQSIFEEHNGNYGYRRIQLELENRGYEVNHKKVQRIMNELGLKGDKFKLKSRKYSSYKGTTGTVAKNLINRRFKTNVCHQKLTTDITEFKCSDGIKLYLNPIMDMFNSEILSFGIGMRPTLDLALTPLEEALEIVKDSKFRTTVHSDQGWHYQHNKWVKTLKKNKVFQSMSRKGNCLDNSPMENFFGLLKQEMYYGEALCSYEELKKRIEEYISYYNNKRIKQKLAGMSPVQYRVHTSQLAA
- a CDS encoding helix-turn-helix domain-containing protein; translation: MAKYSEEFKLKLVKEYQDGKLGYILLAKKYDMKDSTPIRRWVKVYEKFGVEGLKRKKHRETYSVQFKLDVLSFMKRTGSSETDTALVFGITNAPMIAAWKRALLEGGTEALDRPKGRPSMSDKTKKNKKNKHIEDKELTYEQKLERENELLRLEVEYLKKLRAFQMDPKGYLEKHKQHYHSNLKKPSN